The Xiphophorus couchianus chromosome 5, X_couchianus-1.0, whole genome shotgun sequence genome includes a region encoding these proteins:
- the commd1 gene encoding COMM domain-containing protein 1, producing the protein MHLYLTRVAFTHSCDPHVNMADVEVAKPLSGLLSGIAQMVYYNKSEITEELLKNELYPEMPQEEFKVLFEKMKGLIKSIATADMDHAQLEAFLTAQTKRHGGSGLSAEQATALSRFWKSQRVRVRESLLAQHRWEPTLRGLSWRVDLQTGDRYGNADHRGPVALMELELGRAGQDSEFLCLEVDETKVDQVLKKMADIQESIDRIVHRT; encoded by the exons ATGCATCTGTATTTGACACGTGTGGCCTTCACACACTCATGTGACCCGCACGTAAACATGGCGGACGTGGAAGTAGCAAAACCTTTGAGCGGTTTACTGAGTGGAATAGCTCAGATGGTGTATTATAATAAAAGCGAAATTACGGAGGAGTTGCTGAAAAATGAGCTGTATCCGGAAATGCCGCAGGAGGAATTCAAAGTTTTGTTCGAAAAAATGAAAGGGCTCATAAAG TCCATTGCCACGGCAGACATGGACCACGCCCAGCTGGAGGCCTTCCTCACAGCTCAGACCAAGAGGCACGGTGGCAGCGGGCTGAGTGCTGAGCAGGCCACCGCTCTCTCTCGCTTCTGGAAGAGCCAGCGAGTACGGGTAAGGGAGAGCCTGTTGGCTCAGCATCGCTGGGAGCCCACCCTCAGGGGCCTCTCCTGGAGAGTGGACCTCCAAACTGGTGACCGTTATGGGAACGCTGACCACAGAGGGCCAGTCGCTCTGATGGAGCTGGAGCTTGGCAGAGCTGGACAG GACTCTGAGTTTTTGTGTCTGGAGGTTGATGAGACCAAGGTGGACCAGGTGCTAAAGAAGATGGCTGACATCCAGGAGAGCATAGACAGAATAGTTCACCGTACATAA
- the LOC114145440 gene encoding N-acetyllactosaminide beta-1,3-N-acetylglucosaminyltransferase 2-like has translation MPLGRKKGKALCMLMMINILICVLVGVSWKLGHKGDPKGIRIPSKRFWGRTLMSKSFWNKEQQRLDVINNPLINSELFGGSFIALPDWLNDTGPLDPCEADYRVARQVLDYNILPKRFQDFLLHMRCRMYPMLINQPHVCDEKPFLLLVVKSLMPHFDRRQAIRQTWGHAGFLANRSVVTVFLLGRTSSVDNFPDLQEMLNHEAKLHKDLLQWDYRDTFFNLTLKEVLFLEWFSTHCPHAQYILKGDDDVFVNTLQIIDFLEGLSEGKGKDLFIGDVIKNAGPHRNRKLKYFIPESVFVGQYPPYAGGGGYLLSGDLAIRLSNISQEVVLYPIDDVYTGMCLEKLGLVPKKHPGFRTFDIEEKYRDNPCIYRSLMLVHSRTPQEMLEIWPWITHPELSCQ, from the coding sequence ATGCCATTGGGCCGGAAGAAAGGAAAGGCCCTTTGCATGTTGATGATGATCAACATCTTGATCTGTGTTCTGGTGGGCGTTTCGTGGAAACTTGGGCATAAAGGCGATCCGAAGGGGATTCGGATTCCATCCAAGAGGTTCTGGGGCCGAACGTTAATGAGCAAATCCTTCTGGAACAAGGAACAGCAGCGCTTGGACGTGATTAACAACCCGCTTATCAACTCTGAACTCTTTGGAGGCTCCTTCATTGCTCTGCCGGATTGGCTTAATGATACCGGACCTCTTGACCCATGTGAAGCGGATTACCGGGTCGCAAGGCAGGTTTTGGACTACAACATTCTACCAAAGCGGTTCCAGGACTTTCTTTTACACATGCGCTGTAGGATGTATCCGATGCTGATAAACCAGCCCCACGTCTGCGATGAAAAACCCTTCCTTCTGCTGGTGGTCAAGTCACTGATGCCGCATTTCGACCGGCGCCAGGCCATTCGCCAGACATGGGGACACGCTGGCTTCTTAGCCAATCGGAGTGTGGTGACAGTGTTCCTGCTTGGCAGAACTTCATCTGTGGACAACTTCCCCGACCTGCAGGAGATGCTAAACCATGAGGCAAAGCTTCACAAAGACCTGCTGCAGTGGGACTACAGGGACACATTCTTCAACCTCACCCTTAAAGAAGTCCTTTTTCTAGAATGGTTCAGCACGCACTGTCCTCACGCTCAGTATATTCTCAAGGGTGACGACGACGTCTTTGTTAACACCTTACAAATCATTGACTTCCTGGAAGGCTTGTCTGAGGGCAAAGGCAAAGATTTGTTCATAGGTGATGTTATCAAGAATGCAGGTCcccacagaaacagaaaactgaagtaTTTTATCCCTGAGAGTGTATTTGTGGGGCAGTACCCACCCTACGCTGGCGGTGGAGGCTACCTGCTCTCTGGGGATTTAGCAATACGTCTTTCCAACATTTCTCAGGAGGTGGTCTTGTATCCCATTGATGATGTCTACACTGGGATGTGTCTGGAGAAGCTGGGCCTGGTGCCTAAAAAGCACCCAGGATTTAGGACGTTTGACATTGAAGAGAAGTACAGGGACAACCCATGCATCTACAGAAGCCTGATGCTGGTTCACAGTCGAACACCACAGGAGATGCTGGAGATCTGGCCGTGGATTACTCACCCTGAGCTGAGCTGCCAGTGA
- the LOC114143941 gene encoding uncharacterized protein LOC114143941, whose amino-acid sequence MPKRNSLNFPSTLLVFLLTFGKLCEAQGNTGGVNRLPDGPKGDSGAFFALRSCHQLLNSDSGEFFSPDYLCSNPPLWCNWTIQVDLGKRIHLRLEDLTLEEACSLKQDQIHVDEPGAQSGAHKVLQKCWQEAKYTSSSNTLYVVLLIGGWPDPPYRGFYGHYQAFGPPVVYSPQEGSIGRSKESERSPGLSEFEPLVNNVELENDDLAYDYYDQQLATAGLPWVPLGGDRGAEAVKNLYPSLKNHSHVYQSVAAPTAPTSTQRMFRSGRGATRSLSSQADSAGRSVIPPAQQRDELKPGNNTPIARKGKTVDTVSADESSLNGQVSPDGLEEVADDRLRISQASDQQPSSSDGTETQKTDHKHHHPKMVEPKGNSNMKNKSEGPHLPGDHLFEVAVEVNFSHDLEDSWDNLAQLLLLSVKTLISKQLEALHTRLSLSSKRIKRLNAGALYILWLQIGHGPGGVQIHRAVHSAMQGLLATGVNLRVNHRSAVIMSVSTADVNECGTQLVLCDANADCVNHFGTYACRCRAGFRDESHLGSGGTTCMEAQPAGCGSNLSSETKAVYILFFLLSSLILMLLVVSGTLYHRHHRGGFVVHCPSPPDPNNNHLQPDDSYSTPTDCDLPPPPPPARGGRESWAPGKERCPPVDLPLLRFSSLLPADSYIDTQESGKL is encoded by the exons ATGCCTAAAAGGAACAGCTTGAACTTTCCAAGCACGCTGCTGGTGTTCCTGTTGACATTTGGGAAACTTTGTGAAGCACAG GGGAACACAGGAGGAGTCAACAGGCTTCCAG ATGGCCCTAAAGGGGACAGCGGTGCTTTCTTCGCCCTGCGGAGTTGCCACCAGTTGTTGAACAGTGACAGCGGCGAGTTTTTCTCCCCAGACTATTTGTGCTCCAACCCTCCTCTGTGGTGCAACTGGACCATTCAGGTGGATCTGGGGAAGAGGATTCATCTCCGCCTGGAGGACTTGACCCTTGAAGAGGCCTGCTCACTGAAACAGGACCAGATCCATGTGGATGAGCCTGGCGCCCAGTCAGGGGCCCACAAGGTGCTGCAGAAGTGCTGGCAGGAAGCCAAGTACACGTCGTCCTCCAACACTCTGTATGTGGTGCTCCTGATCGGCGGCTGGCCTGACCCTCCTTACCGAGGTTTTTATGGCCACTACCAAGCATTTGGACCACCGGTGGTTTACAGCCCACAGGAAGGCTCAATAGGAAGAAGCAAGGAGTCGGAACGTTCTCCTGGACTGAGTGAATTTGAGCCATTAGTGAACAATGTGGAGCTGGAAAACGATGATCTGGCGTATGACTATTATGATCAGCAGTTAGCGACGGCTGGGCTGCCCTGGGTGCCGCTGGGTGGAGACAGAGGTGCAGAG GCAGTTAAAAACCTCTATCCATCACTGAAGAACCACTCCCATGTCTACCAGTCTGTGGCTGCACCCACGGCACCGACGTCCACGCAGAGGATGTTCCGGTCAGGAAGAGGAGCCACTCGCAGCCTTTCCAGCCAGGCCGACTCGGCCGGTCGCTCTGTAATCCCGCCAGCACAGCAGCGTGATGAACTCAAACCTGGCAACAACACTCCAATAGCAAGAAAAGGGAAAACGGTGGACACTGTGTCTGCAGATGAGAGCAGCCTGAATGGTCAGGTCTCTCCTGATGGTTTGGAAGAAGTTGCAGACGACAGACTGCGGATCAGTCAGGCGTCAGACCAGCAACCATCTTCTTCTGATGGCACAGAAACCCAGAAAACGGACCACAAGCATCACCACCCTAAAATGGTGGAACCCAAAGGGAACT cgaacatgaaaaataaatcggAGGGTCCACATCTGCCTGGTG ATCACCTGTTTGAAGTGGCTGTTGAGGTGAATTTCAGTCATGATTTGGAGGATTCCTGGGACAATCtggctcagctgctgctgctgtcagtaAAGACTTTG atcaGCAAACAGCTGGAAGCTCTTCACACACGACTTTCCCTCTCGTCAAAAAGAATTAAGAG GCTGAATGCAGGAGCACTCTACATCCTTTGGCTGCAGATCGGTCATGGGCCTGGAGGCGTGCAGATCCACAGGGCCGTCCACTCAGCCATGCAGGGGCTCCTCGCCACAGGCGTCAACCTGAGAGTCAACCACAGGAGCGCCGTCATCATGTCTGTGTCCACGGCAG ATGTGAATGAATGTGGGACCCAGCTGGTTCTGTGTGATGCCAACGCAGACTGTGTGAACCACTTTGGTACATACGCCTGCCGCTGCAGAGCAGGCTTTAGGGATGAGTCCCATCTGGGATCCGGGGGAACCACCTGCATGGAAGCGCAGCCAGCAG GTTGCGGATCCAACCTGTCCTCGGAGACCAAAGCGGTCTACATCCTGTTCTTCCTGCTCAGCTCCCTTATTCTGATGCTGCTGGTGGTGTCCGGCACTCTCTATCACCGCCATCACCGCGGAGGCTTTGTAGTCCACTGCCCTTCCCCACCCGACCCAAACAACAACCATCTCCAGCCTGACGATAGTTACTCCACTCCCACTGACTGTGACCTCCCACCTCCGCCTCCGCCTGCAAGAGGAGGCAGAGAGAGCTGGGCTCCAGGGAAGGAGCGCTGCCCCCCTGTGGATCTGCCTCTGCTGCGCTTCAGCTCTCTGCTGCCTGCAGACAGCTACATCGATACACAGGAGAGCGGAAAGTTGTAA